The genome window gtaattaaatttaaaatatacagtagatggaaatgtaaaatgtcaCCAACTATTTGTAAATTTACATAGTTTCAAATGTTCTAGGGGTTAACAAAAGCACAGATCACAAAGTAAATTTCAATATAAATAGAACTGattgaaaatacaataaaaagcatAGAATATactaaaactaattttttatatcattaaaatgataacaaaatTAATTGTATAAAATCAGTGGTCTAAATTCCACTGAAGGAAAAGTAATAGCAAGCTGAACAATACACACACATTCGTGTGTgcttgtgcatatatatatatatatatatatatacacacccagagaaaactataaaattgaCACCAGAAATTAATGCTATAGAAaggtggaaaataaataaattttttaaaaaaccttgttttagaaaaacaacagaaaatttaaCCAATCATACCTAAATTGACCCCCAATAAAGTAAATCATCattcataaaaaaaagagagaacattaCTGTGACTACAATAGAAATCAAAGACTTTAAAGGGGATTATAATGCCTTTCATGTTTACATATCTGACAACTAAGAAtggacaaatatttttaaaatgtgcattatCAAAAAgtgacatataaaataaaaaaaagaaaaactaagaaaatctaatacaagaaagaaagtattttaaatcttTCCAAAAGGAGCTCCCAGAGTGAAATTGGTTTGATTGGTTAATATATTGAATAGTTAAACTAAGAAAATACCAATCCTGCAcagttgtttattaaaaaaaaatagaaacagtaaaaaaaatctcaattcattctatgataaaaaaaaaaactctcttggGGTATGAAATGGTATCTGAAAACAGTTCTAGACTAAAACACAAATATGGAGccctatataatataatataactgGATAAAATGAAGCTTCTCTCAGATTTTGCACTGTAatttatatgttaataaaaacaagattttcgcctgacctgtggtggcgcagtggatagagcgtcgacctggaatgctgaggtcttcggttcaaaaccctgggattacctggtcaaggcatatatgggagttgatgcttcctgcttctcccctcctctctctctctctctgtctctctgtctctctctctctctctcccccctccttctctcctctctaaaatgaataaataaagtcttaaaaaaaaaaaaagaagcctcaaaaaaaaaccccacaagattTTCCAtgggaattcattcattcaaatactCTGTAATTAGAGATGCAGGGAAGGGTACTTCAAGATCAAAAGAACCTCAGTGTCACCAGGAACAGCATAAATGAAcagtagagaaaaaaacattagtCTTTATATTTCTCAAGTTCAGATGCTAAGTCTTCTTCCCAAGTCCTACCTGCAACAGCTCCACTGTTGACCCCTGCAACCGATGCTCCAGATCTGAGATGAGATCTCTCACCAACTGGCTCTGCTGGGCCAGCTcactctcctcctcttccaggtcacagagaatctcttcttcctccttcttcaactTTTGCAACTCAATCTGCTCTTCATTGTCTAGGATACCTCTCAATTTTTGAAAACACTTCTGAACACACTGGCTCTCACTTTGTATGTGATGCTTtagaatagagaaaaaagagaaagggcctCATGCTATCAGGCAGAGATGAAgccaataaaacaattatttaatttggaagtTCTCACAAGGCAGGGGGATGGAGCAGAAGAGCAATTCTTGGGGAGGCTgacttttcttattattttctcttgattACATTACAAAAAACATGGTCTAAAATCCAGAATATTGAGGCTAACCCTGAAACAAAATGAGACACCTGGGTGGAGCATGACTATCATACAGCTGCCCAGGACAGTCATGCCACCCTGCATTACTCCTGACTCCCTCATCACCCTCTTTCTAACATTAACACCAGGGATAGTGCTATGACCTCTGGAAGTGTTAAAGACTTGAAATATTCACAGAAATGAACAAAGAATTTGTTAGCCAAGCCATCCTCACCAGATTCTCTATGAGAATAACATAACTACAAATATTTGTGTTAATTTGTGGCATGTTTATATTCAGCCCCACTCCTATCacagaaaagataaagaatgCCTAATCAATGACTCTGGACATATCAGCCTAGggaacaaagaggaagggagCTCTTTGTGAGTAACAACCAAGGTCCTGCCCAGATTCTTGTCTAACTACCTCAGGAAGTGTCTCCTCCTACCTTCCAGGAAGTTTTCTCCTCTCTGATGTCAGCTCCCAACTTCTCAGCATTCTGCTGCTCTGTCCTCAGCTTGTCCAGAGCTGCTCGGAGCTTctcctgagagagagaaaaatcacacCCGAGTCCAGATATGGGCTTTCTCGCATCAGTGTAGAGGATGCATTGGGAAAAAATCAATCTGATCTCCAAAGAAATTAGAGATGACAACAACTATGAGAATCTGTAACTTGAAGGAAAGCTACAGTAGTGAATGAGTGTTTTAAAGACTCAGATGACAGAGGTCAACATTCCATTGTCAAGAGGAGTTTTAACGAGTTGTACACTTGAACTCTGTGTAGTTGGGTGAAACAATATCACCtacataaatttaattaataaaaataaataaataaattactatcacaacatatacaaaaaaaaaagatatattgagaAGTCTGATTCTCTTTGTCTTAAAAGAAGAAGCATGATCCTGTAATGAGAACATAGGTCCCAATCCATCCAGCTGCCCAGTTACCCCTCCTGTtcaaagagaaactgacaactaTGCTTGGGCACCAAAACTCCACCTAtcaacacaaaatataaaaatatctgcttCTGGTTTAAACTCTGCTCATCATGTTGTAATTAAGTGGAATGCAGAGAAATGTTCTTCAGGTATTAGAAGGTGAGCATAGGAAGAATACTGATCAGGCTCTGGGCTCTGGTGGCAGGGTATTTAGAATGAAAAGCAAAGTGGAGATTTCCCAACAAGTACCATTTTCTTCCTTGTCTTTCCCCCATCCTGATCTGTTACCTTGTACTCCTGGGCAACCTCCTCCATGAGGAATGTATGGTGATCACGGTGTTCTTGAGACCGCTCACAAAGCCAGCAAATGAACTTTCCATCCTCCTTACAGAAGAGCAAGAGCTTCTCTCCATGGCGCACACAGAGATCTCTCTTTTGCTCCTCTTCTGGGCTCACCTTGACCTCCCTGAGCATCTCCACTATGTTGGCCATATTCCGATTAGGCCGCAGGCTCCCAGGGTGGTAACGGATTCGGCACACAGGGCAGCTGTCCCCTTCTTCCTGTCCATTCACAGAGTCCTTGTTGTTTGCAGTGATGCAGGTTTGGCAGAAGCTGTGCCCACAGTCCAGGCTCAGGGGTTCTGTCATTAGCTCCAGGCAGATGGGGCAGGTCACCTCCTCCTTTATGGTCACCAGGATTCCTGAAGCCATCACAGCTGCTCTCCGGCTTCTATCTGTCTTGATCTGAGGCTCCTTTTGCTCACAGATTCCTGCTTCATAAGAAAAGGTTAATAGAAGGCAGAGTAAGAAAGATATGCATACATCAATACTAACTGTGGGCAGGAATATTGTCCAACAAATAttgaaggacaaaaagaaaagatagaaagacaaaaagagacatGATTACTTGATAGAAAATAAGactttttataatcattttaattacttttagttCATCTGACATGACAAATTTCATTTTCCTCTGTGCAAGGGTTGTTATTGTCCTTTACTCTTATTGAACAAAAGAATGATCTTAGGCCTTTCTACTAAGATCCTGTGTGACCCACCATCTTCTCTTGCTTCTTTCGCATGCGCAACACATCCTCAAAGGTAAAAGCACCGAACCACTTCTGCATGATGGTTTTCCTACCTGCTATTCTCTCAGTATGCAATGCTGCCCTGTTATTAGTAGGACTTGCTCTCACCCATAACCTTCTCCTTACAGGTTTCTTTATCAGAAAGACCTGCTCTGATTTGCAAGTTTACTCTGTAACCATTGCTTTCATTTCTAGTATGTTTGAAATGATTGCTATTATCATGACATAATCTGTGGCAATGTGCTTGTGTATGTGGGAAGAGgaaatcctttatcagatgtgtacACAAAAACAATGTGTCACTTTCAAAGatcatttattttcaaacaagGAGTCTGGATAAACCTAATAATTCAGGTCCCTCTTCAGAAGCATTTTCCTACCTCATTAAAGTTAATCAAAAACTAACAGGTAACTTAGGAGGCTCTGGGGATACCTTtgtttataaatgataaaatttagcaTTGGCTCATAAATATGCCAAAGACATTGACAAGAGCCGAAagatgttgttgggcagataaaatatattatgctcactttgttaaagatggcgctgcccacgagtaGGCCGTCACCCAAGTGAtataaatgtgtgttgggggcgggctgtgggcaggcaggatccttgtaacctggggcttggttttaggactaagccttttacATCCTCTTTGATGTGGAATgatacaatcctatcatgcctcagaaagtgactttgtattagagacttatctattttgtgtattggattaaaggtttggatttctacactataaaataggggcagaacgggagcttgctcttagttcctgagattagcattagagaagagagagcagagaggagagcagagaaaggccacgtggaggaggccagaagcagccaagatggtggagtgctgagtgagaagccagtttgtgcagagtttgtgcagagagaaggaaggagatggggaacagaggtgaataagtctggtgagctagaaacctttgattctagaaaactcggataagtcagtagctttgtgagcactgaatgtgagtaggttttggagcccagtgtgtgtttttacttgcccgctgggtgcaagcttgGATTAAAGatgtttttggctctgttgtttctttaccgactgtccgaatccaatgcgaacctgcatgggccaggcaactgtgatggcagccctggctactggcttgacAGATGTATATGTATGTGGATGGTGGAAGGGAGACAGTACAAACATATTCCTATGATCACACGTAACATACctgaaaaaatagaaacacagagGAAATCAATATCAGCTTGTGAAAATAGTCTCCCAACTTTTGTCAAgatcattaatttttaatgactATGAATcacatgtgtaaagccagtagccacggccagcaTTACAgttgcctggcctatgcaggtccGAAttatagacggtaatgaaacaacggagccaagaactggtgggctattagcttaAATCCTAGCTTGAACTGGCGGGGAAAAAATACACactgtgggaaaacacttccctttccattcactgctcccaaagccactgacttatctgagttttctagaatcaaaggtttctagctcaataGCCTTATTCAACTTTGTGcccaatctccttctctctgcacaaactctgcacaaactggcttttccttcagcacctcaccatcttggctgcttctcttctcctccacatggcctttctctgctctcccccagcatGGGGTCCTCTGCCccatcttatagtgtagaaatcaaaagctttaatccaatatacaaacaaggaagtctcagatacaaagtcacttatctgaggcataattgggaTTCCTCATGGGAGTGCACCaacctacatcatgcaacagttaagggtgtggggaaaagcttagtcttaaaactgagctttaggctataacaaccctccatgcttacagcctatcccccacacccaattcaaactataagctagcaaacatatCTATCATAATTACAAACTTTTTTGACCAACAACATGCTAACAGCTAAACTAATATACATCAATATACTAATGAGTCTaaatggagcatttaatccactatGACCCTAACACCCCTGTAAAGTAACAGTAACATAATCAGCCATATATTAGAAACAAGCTGATGTTAAAAACACTGCTAGAGACTTATACATGTTGTTGGGAAATCAAAGAATGGTCAGATAAAAGGTTGTCCAACAATtccaacttaaaaatataaaggttGCACGGAaccaaagataaaagaaatatggCATACGAGAGAGGAAAAACTGTTTTGGGTGAAGGAAGTGGCTTGTTTGTAAAAATGCACCACCTTGTCTGAGTTTGAACATGCCGGTGCGGCTGGGTGCACAGAAAACTGCTGGGCCTTTAGTATCACATGAGCCTGCAGTGACCCTGACACATGGCACTTCCTCAATTGTCTAACACCTAGGGCTTCTTTTCCAGAAGCAAAGAAAGTTAGCCATGTttaatcatcagagaagagggagaaagagttaGCTTTGCCTTTCTTGGTGGTATGTTAGATGAATCCAGTGTGGAATTGGGAAAATAGCCCAGAGACCATAAGCTATTACCTCCTGGCTACAGAGACTGCTCCTGATCAGGTTTTGATGAACAGCAAGATCAGAGTTAGTCATTGTATCAGGGGTAGATGTTAAATGAGGTCTACCTGTGTTCATAACTCCAGAATGGTCTAAACATGGGTGTAAGTCCACCAATTATTTCTCATCCCATTCAAGATCCAGTTCATCCTGAGACCAATCAATACCCTACTTGGGAAatcagtttgtaaaatgtgttttttaggtttactggcttatattttgcattgtccTACGCTGTGCCATGTGTATGTAatctgtgaaaggctgtggtgcttgtccttagggcagcagattgcaaattgtggattaacTTTCTGCCTGGGAGGGGCCATTAtattgctaatgttttctggagaAGGCATATTTTCTCCTGCCTGGGTTTTGCCAGgagagaaggagtgcagatgtggaaccagagctgagggactttAAGAGCTCAGCTGAGCCTGGTGGGAAACTTTCATTCCAGGAGTCACTGGAGAAGATTTTCCTTGTTGTGGAACCGAAGAATGCGCCAGGGctctgggagctctgaatgagaggaatCGATCTTTCCTGCAGTTTGCTAGTCCACCGGTATGAGAATTTAATATACAGAATGGCCTATCATTTTTTGGCACCACTgtctctttactgtctgcctgaatgcaatgagaatctgcatggccacaatggcagcagcCTCTGGCCATACAACCCtatagaagagggaggagcagagcatgCATTCTTGAAGCTGCAGAACTTTGTCACAATGGGGGTTCAAGGAACTAAGGTCAAAGCAGCTGCTGCCCAGGACACAGAAGAGGAAAGTGCAGAGAAACCTGAGCCCCCACTCATGGAGGGAACTCCACCCTACCTGCCCAGTGACTCCAGTGTCCACAGCAGGCAGGGAGATTGGGGTGGGAACATGAGTAGTGTCTGCACTGCAGAGATATCACAAATGCCCAGACCATCCTTGAGGACCTGTTTGGTTGTGCTCCATATCAGGCTCCCAAACCCTGATGTACTGCCCATGAGATCCTTAGGGGTTTAGGGAACAGgagattcctctttttttaaatccttatttagaaagttaggtttaacatggtgacattgattagtaagagtacagaggttttaggtaaacatttctatagtatttaaacTATTGATTACGTTATAtacccaccatccaaagtcaaatcattttttgtcaccttctatttgtccCCCTATGATTCCTGTCTTAAAGCCTAATGCCCAGGAATTAAAGGACTTATAGGAAATGCCCTAGGAACCAGCACAAAAGCAAAAGTTAGAGAAGTGCCTCAGACCATCTGTGAAGGAGTAATACCCTTTTCTGGAGACAGAGATGTGGTGGTGGagctggtgggggtgggaggttcATTGGCCTACCACCCCCTACCTTGCCAGCTCAGGGCTGCATCTGCCTGTAACCAGTCAGAGCCACTTGGTGTACTTCCCCATCTTGCTGCTGCAGCCCCACTGCCAGAGCTGACAGGAGAGTGCCCACACCCAGCGCCCTCCCAGGGGCATCACCCTGGCCCTACCATGGGGACAGGAGCCACTTCTGCCACCTAGCTCAGGCCCCGCAGCAGCCATTAGATCTAGCAGCCCTCTCAGTGATCTCACATTAATCTCCTAGATCTGCTGACTAGGTTGAAGGGGTGAAGGATGTGTTTCGTTGCCCCAGCGTCTGATCAAAAGAAGGCAGAGTTCTTATCAGGCTACTACCCCTGAGAAACTGCACAGAGCACAGAGGAAACTCACCACAATCTTTCACGGTAAAAAGCTGATTCACTTGTTCTGAAGTTTCAGCCTGAGGGGCAGACATGATCACGATTCCCTCTCCAAACCAGAGGCTTAAAGTCCACAGGAGATCTTGAGGACAAGGgtgaaaatgaaagttaaaattctctggggaagagcagagagcagaacatCTATAGACCAATGGGAGGCCTTCACCAGAGCCCCTGGGAAATATGAAGGCTTTGTGCCTAGGTCAGTCAGTGAGAGTTTCCTCCTTACATGCCAAATTTGGGttagatcccaggtcagggcacacacaacattcaaacaatgatggcatgaataaatggaacaacaaactgatgtttctctccccacccAACTCCCTCTGTGACAGGTACTGCAGAAACACTCACCACCATAATAGCATTTTTCCTGCTCTTAATGAAGGAGGAACACAGGCTTACTCATTTCTGAGGATAACTGCAGCCCATCAGCTCCCTGGAGAGAGTGAGGCTGACCAGGAAAGGGAAACATTGACATGCATATGTCATTGCAGAGGGAGCCCATACAGACTGCTGACCCTGCCTCTATCACTGAGAGTAATGATGTGACCAATACCTGAAAATGGAGATATGTCTGGGCAGGCGGAGAAAAGGCTTTCTCATGAGAGAgaattgctataaaaataaagaagaatgtcAAATCAACTTATATTTAGCATATTCACTTACATTAAAGATGATATTGCAGtacttaaaacaggggtccccaaactacgacccgcgggccgcatgcggccccctgaggccatttatccggccctgccgcacttctggaaggggcacttctttcattggtggtcagtgataagagcatagttcccattgaaatactggtcagtttgttgatttaaatttaattgttctttattttcaatattgtatttatttcagttttgtttttttactttaaaataagatatgtgcagtgtgcatagggatttgttcatagtttttttttatagtccggccctccaacggtctgaggcacagtgaactggccccctgtgaaaaaagtttggggacccctgacttaaaagATAggtaactataaaaaaataagagtttctctcataataaaaaataattactacgTGCACAACACAGTATAGTTTACTATAGCAGAATGTTATACTATGAGCCTCTAGGAAGTATCCATTTTGTCTTACTGAAGCTTTAACCCTGATAAACTGTAACGGCTTGAAAATTTAACTGGTTATATCCCATATGAAGTCCTTTTATATAACAAAGACAATATGATAgctgaaatagaaaatttaaagtgaacatttAGAGAAAACAAATTATAACCTAGAATAGTATACTtgaaaaatataagataaaatatatttggaaatttaaaaagagaaatatttattatacaaaaagATAAGATACAAATGATGTGGTTTCTCaatgaagttattttatttgaaagcGTAAGAAAGGTACTAATATTCAAAGTAGACTAGCATTCATTCTTATCAATCATTATTTCAAATCACATAGAAAAGCAATCAACATCAATCTGGACCCTTGCTTTTATATGTTAGGAAATGAAAAAGTTACTGCAAATattctattcctttttattttatttttatttttttggatttttctgaaattggaaacggataggcagtcagacagactcctgcatgggcccaaccaggatccacccagcatgaccaccagggggcgatgctctgcccatctggggcaatgctctgttgcgaccagagccattctagcacctgaggcagaggccatggagccatcctcagcgcctgggcctactttgctccaatggagcctcagctgccggaggggaagagagaaacagagaagacggagaggaagagggatggagaagcagatgggtgcttcttctgtgtgccctggccaggaatcgaacccgggactcctgcacgccaggctgatgctctaccactgagccatccggccaggacaaacattctttttcttaaatttcacaATTATCATgttattctctgtatttttctttctgatgagaAACttcattcaatttaatttaataatgacCAGTAAGTAGCAATATCAGTATGGTTATGAAATTCTATCCGATTTCAAAGTCAAGGCTCTAAGCTGTGCAGTGTTCATTCTCTATAACATGTCATCTGTAACAGCACCCTGGCCATTaagtattcaaaataatttaattcattaTCAGGAGTAGCCTCTTCTTTATTAATGGATACTGGATTGAGCCCATCCATCAATATATCCTGGCATCTAAAATTTTTCCATGATGCTCTAGGTTCCTCCTATAAATCAGCATGTCTTAAGTTTTCCTTCTGATGCTACATCGTAGGAAATTTAGCTCCTAACTTTTCTTGGAGGTTCAACTGCAGAAAAGGCATCTAGGCTGGAGAAAAAAGGACCCATaatcctgcctcctcctctcattAGCTGTGGACACTAAAACATActtcataaatttataaattttttcaaattcctgataagaattccttcttttctgatatttttggAAGTAAACTTTGATAAAGATACCTTCCATATAATTATGCATATAATTGTATATTCATAATGATGTGGGTATGTGTATACAGAAGTATAAATGTGCATGTGCATACCTTTCTCAGGCCAAGTATATTACTTCACATTCTATTAAGACAATTAATTACCCTTCTAGATCTTAATGTGGACTCTGTGCTCTCAACCCTAATTTATATTGTAGGCTTCTCTAAGAAAATTTGTCCCTTTACTATCCTGAGTAAGTCTATTTCTTATCAaatttgaaattcattttaaaagtaagaaaagaaaagtgaaatgcaTGGTATACAGGGTGTTATACTCAGATGTTTCACCACAAGGAAAAGGCCTGAACACAAAAGACTGTCCCTAATGAAAATA of Saccopteryx bilineata isolate mSacBil1 chromosome 1, mSacBil1_pri_phased_curated, whole genome shotgun sequence contains these proteins:
- the LOC136318453 gene encoding tripartite motif-containing protein 5-like isoform X1; this encodes MSAPQAETSEQVNQLFTVKDCAGICEQKEPQIKTDRSRRAAVMASGILVTIKEEVTCPICLELMTEPLSLDCGHSFCQTCITANNKDSVNGQEEGDSCPVCRIRYHPGSLRPNRNMANIVEMLREVKVSPEEEQKRDLCVRHGEKLLLFCKEDGKFICWLCERSQEHRDHHTFLMEEVAQEYKEKLRAALDKLRTEQQNAEKLGADIREEKTSWKHHIQSESQCVQKCFQKLRGILDNEEQIELQKLKKEEEEILCDLEEEESELAQQSQLVRDLISDLEHRLQGSTVELLQDVNGIMERSNTFTLKKPKPFKKKERIVFQVPDLRVVLEELNGLTDVRRYWVHMTLCRPINHQTVTISEDQREARHVSTMNTNYTYQTNDYNDYAVLGSPFVASGKHYWEVDVSRKSAWVLGVYCEEMPKLYPKESVVISSGNRPHIYSRYQPKYGYWVIGLENQCQYNAFENESNNCPWKRTLSLPVHPYCVGVFVDCEAGTVSFLNVTNQGNLIYKFSSCSFSQRLYPFFNLMTCAGPMTLCYPNTLSLKSFRAFLDLQIKKIFHKKH
- the LOC136318453 gene encoding tripartite motif-containing protein 5-like isoform X2; protein product: MSAPQAETSEQVNQLFTVKDCGICEQKEPQIKTDRSRRAAVMASGILVTIKEEVTCPICLELMTEPLSLDCGHSFCQTCITANNKDSVNGQEEGDSCPVCRIRYHPGSLRPNRNMANIVEMLREVKVSPEEEQKRDLCVRHGEKLLLFCKEDGKFICWLCERSQEHRDHHTFLMEEVAQEYKEKLRAALDKLRTEQQNAEKLGADIREEKTSWKHHIQSESQCVQKCFQKLRGILDNEEQIELQKLKKEEEEILCDLEEEESELAQQSQLVRDLISDLEHRLQGSTVELLQDVNGIMERSNTFTLKKPKPFKKKERIVFQVPDLRVVLEELNGLTDVRRYWVHMTLCRPINHQTVTISEDQREARHVSTMNTNYTYQTNDYNDYAVLGSPFVASGKHYWEVDVSRKSAWVLGVYCEEMPKLYPKESVVISSGNRPHIYSRYQPKYGYWVIGLENQCQYNAFENESNNCPWKRTLSLPVHPYCVGVFVDCEAGTVSFLNVTNQGNLIYKFSSCSFSQRLYPFFNLMTCAGPMTLCYPNTLSLKSFRAFLDLQIKKIFHKKH
- the LOC136318453 gene encoding tripartite motif-containing protein 5-like isoform X3 yields the protein MSAPQAETSEQVNQLFTVKDCAGICEQKEPQIKTDRSRRAAVMASGILVTIKEEVTCPICLELMTEPLSLDCGHSFCQTCITANNKDSVNGQEEGDSCPVCRIRYHPGSLRPNRNMANIVEMLREVKVSPEEEQKRDLCVRHGEKLLLFCKEDGKFICWLCERSQEHRDHHTFLMEEVAQEYKEKLRAALDKLRTEQQNAEKLGADIREEKTSWKHHIQSESQCVQKCFQKLRGILDNEEQIELQKLKKEEEEILCDLEEEESELAQQSQLVRDLISDLEHRLQGSTVELLQDVNGIMERSNTFTLKKPKPFKKKEKIVFHVPDLGVVLEEFNGLTDMHHYWVHVTLCHPINPQTVTISEDQREARRVSTLNTNYNNQTNDYHNYAVLGSPIIPSGKHYWEVDVSQKSTWVLGVYCGQIPKLYPRASVFLPIVFPPLMYSRYQPKYGVWVIGLENRCQYKAFENKSSNCPWKRTLSLPVCPCRVGVFVDCEAGTVSFLNITNQGSLIYKFSSCSFCQRMYPFFNLMTCPGPMTLC